The proteins below come from a single Cryptococcus gattii WM276 chromosome D, complete sequence genomic window:
- a CDS encoding uncharacterized protein (Similar to TIGR gene model, XP_568000.1) → MRAFEPGYDPALELSKINGPNASHVRRMEQPLIDSIVRGEEKSGYYLVIGPKGTGKGTMILDAMRKINADGVSFSHPDLEVFRLRFGKALDFDYYEDWQGSLFSRADPRNGGPALDIERALNKLEKVALRYALKNGRPLVMAFNSEFHIHLFPNTPEGHGILHQLQQRAEAWAEGGILTMIFSSDDYWCLDVMKKNASRMRILSVYDLSAAESLRALRHLRRQELANRSARDLVSDELELESDSVLRRVYELVGGRTSYLARVARADDVLGMSKNGLGTCSWLILRHLANAAEPLSPYPSVLPPIPLESPDEAHLEKEDDPRRSSSAVNVTLPREISSADIHLPKVTYEEARRIMTRADFLEALDHYHIISIDQVVAEEGFDDALDQTRDRVDQIEGTPLRFQKDAGRVKY, encoded by the exons ATGAGGGCATTTGAGCCTGGATAT GACCCGGCCTTGGAATTGTCAAAAATCAATGGCCCTAACGCTTCTCATGTAAGAAGAATGGAGCAGCCATTGATCGATAGTATTGTcagaggagaagaaaaaagcGGTTACTATCTTGTCATCGGCCCTAAAGGGACAGGCAAAGGTACTATGATACTCGA CGCTATGCGAAAGATCAATGCGGACGGAGTCTCTTTCT CCCATCCTGATTTGGAGGTTTTCCGACTACGATTTGGTAAAGCTCTAGATTTCGACTACTACGAAGACTGGCAGGGTTCATTGTTCTCTCGAGCCGACCCACGTAATGGTGGACCGGCATTGGACATTGAAAGAGCCTTAAACAAGCTTGAAAAGGTGGCATTGAGATACGCGCTGAAGAATGGGAGACCGTTGGTTATGGCGTTTAACAGCGAGTTTC ATATACATCTTTTCCCCAACACACCGGAAGGGCATGGAATCCTGCATCAGCTGCAGCAACGAGCGGAAGCTTGGGCTGAGGGT GGAATCCTTACCATGATCTTCTCCAGCGATGATTACTGGTGCCTCGATGTCATGAAGAAAAATGCTTCCCGTATGCGCATCCTCTCAGTCTACGATCTGTCAGCTGCAGAATCACTCCGCGCGCTCAGACATCTCCGTCGACAAGAGCTGGCCAACAGATCCGCGAGGGATTTAGTATCGGATGAACTTGAGCTTGAGAGTGATTCAGTGTTGAGGAGGGTGTATGAGCTTGTTGGTGGACGAACGAGTTACCTTGCAAGGGTTGCCAGAGCAGATGATGTGCTAG GGATGAGCAAAA ATGGGCTAGGTAC CTGCTCATGGCTCATTTTGCGACATCTCGCCAACGCCGCTGAGCCCCTTTCCCCTTATCCATCCGTTCTTCCACCAATTCCTTTGGAATCTCCCGACGAAGCTCACCtggaaaaagaagatgatcCCAGGCGTTCTTCAAGCGCTGTAAACGTCACTCTGCCAAGAGAAATATCAAGTGCAGATATACATCTTCCCAAGGTGACCTATGAGGAGGCGAGACGCATCATGACGAGGGCGGATTTCTTGGAGGCGTTGGATCATTATCAT ATTATTTCCATTGAC CAAGTAGTCGCAGAGGAAGGATTTGATGACGCGCTGGATCAGACGCGCGACCGTGTTGACCAAATTGAAGGTACGCCGCTTAGATTTCAAAAAGATGCTGGACGCGTGAAATACTAA
- a CDS encoding uncharacterized protein (Similar to TIGR gene model, INSD accession AAW46695.1) has translation MKVPLILILHRLLSRRHALTRIYSGLKADTLSTVLSSFIYFYVYTALQKGLHQYRLKQAVYQAAPSPAGVGGLSNKASDTVNTKRTPLEGLIIGVLAGITSKGIALPISTVSVRHQVSESGEDEKQSVLQTLLAIRKEDGIKGLFSGFGPTIPLTLLPSLTLYIHSFLLNILVPKRHRAHPPGVVTFLLGALSNALATVPLYPLILVKMLDQSGKEKGNDKRNEEESMFSTMKKLIRREGIQGLYVGLEGQLIKGLVSQGVMMLVKQR, from the coding sequence ATGAAAGTACCGCTCATTCTTATATTGCACCGTCTGTTATCTCGCCGCCATGCCCTGACTAGAATATACAGCGGTCTCAAAGCCGACACATTATCCACTGTACTATCCAGCTTTATCTATTTTTACGTCTACACTGCTCTGCAAAAAGGTCTCCATCAATATCGCCTGAAGCAAGCAGTCTATCAAGCCGCTCCGTCGCCAGCAGGTGTAGGTGGCTTATCCAATAAAGCGTCTGATACTGTGAATACCAAACGAACACCACTCGAAGGGCTCATTATTGGTGTTCTTGCTGGTATTacatctaagggcatcGCTCTGCCTATATCAACCGTCAGTGTGAGACATCAGGTCAGCGAATCTGGAGAAGACGAAAAGCAGTCAGTCTTGCAGACTCTTTTGGCAATCAGAAAGGAAGACGGAATCAAAGGGCTGTTCTCCGGCTTTGGTCCTACAATCCCTTTGACATTGTTACCCTCATTGACGTTATATATTCACTCGTTTCTGCTCAATATTCTGGTGCCAAAAAGACACCGGGCGCATCCTCCAGGGGTCGTAACCTTTTTGTTAGGGGCGCTATCCAATGCTCTTGCCACAGTACCGTTATACCCGTTGATCTTGGTCAAGATGTTGGACCAGTCTGGCAAAGAGAAGGGAAATGACAAGCGaaacgaagaagagagtaTGTTCAGCACCATGAAGAAACTTATCAGAAGAGAAGGTATCCAGGGATTGTACGTCGGTCTTGAAGGGCAATTGATCAAAGGACTTGTGTCACAAGGTGTTATGATGTTGGTCAAGCAAAGGTGA
- a CDS encoding Hypothetical Protein (Similar to TIGR gene model, INSD accession AAW46479.1): MPAIVSTDRWQPELLGEWFVRLSPVDSSPDILVKDFSVTRLAASDDMPKKDGKLVKPVGLVHGGVILGRKSSQVKEKVGSGGIASPILSRSHAHLTISPSGQVYITDLRSLHGTSIISAKEPSSSVILKPFSPVQLCDQDTIVLGKRVNASNKSYAPVKFIVSFRYPELGQGSRDGERKYLGELSQEDLADKFLFANKKFLAAKAIKSTDTWKKAVTTSLDYSVIPGAAVSEKSSKEPHKYGIPEWMRYSSEEPQLESIPMVADSGDDDDGTISISSKSRTSRISQKPDHQSILSLSSDEEDEWPRGSSNEIANEGRNGEVDDNSFTDYDDLGSPEIFGVHESDHSADAKNVHGQSRKGENHTIQSHDNQSEHDYWSPSYRSSPVAWHFSPDLSDYENESDEQQNNSDAAALFSASVQDEVVALENGNIGEAGYSGDKVNNGEILPQEPAVPQTQADKLASLDEDEQRESFYRAIAASFVEADGQGKALQFDSEPLQLSSDNVARLDSTNTSSEPPPASDFSPYGLEQAVLRNEKDALTKKKAELSYSYENENGDEDEDHNDYYDDEASRGDDMSIIYSSEEKEDDLDDRSSIEDEARNENSNCLIRGRRPKQGVAPNKHTDDKLLTDKITMHVDTTIAQEVTTPSSSSEADSLDLPSSEGKKLDLHRDIEEEVAVFLEQSQQMLASHAAVMNELNRQETLETHSVQPTSSSSSSFSSEGPVTPVIGRKRSLPVQFTEREEPTIVQEASAALHAPVEVSNPAGPPFKRRNVASTVGLVVLGVALGSIGTIAGLMQLAE; this comes from the exons ATGCCTGCTATTGTCAGCACTGACCGCTGGCAGCCGGAACTCCTGGGGG AATGGTTTGTGCGTCTCTCTCCAGTTGACAGCTCCCCAGACATCCTTGTCAAGGACTTCTCCGTCACTCGGCTTGCCGCCAGCGATGATATGCCTAAGAAAGACGGCAAGCTTGTCAAGCCTGTGGGTCTGGTGCACGGCGGCGTGATCTTGGGACGAAAGAGCAGTCAAGTGAAAGAGAAGGTCGGCTCAGGC GGCATTGCCTCTCCGATCCTTTCCCGCTCTCATGCCCATCTTACAATCAGTCCATCAGGCCAAGTCTACATTACGGACTTACGATCGCTTCATGGTACCTCGATCATCTCAGCCAAAGAGCCATCCTCCTCAGTTATTTTAAAGCCATTCTCTCCCGTCCAGCTCTGCGATCAAGACACCATTGTCCTTGGAAAGAGAGTGAACGCGTCTAACAAATCGTACGCCCCAGTTAAATTCATTGTCTCCTTCCGATACCCTGAACTCGGGCAGGGTAGCCGTGATGGTGAGCGCAAGTACCTGGGCGAACTTTCTCAGGAAGATCTTGCGGATAAGTTCCTCTTTGCGAACAAGAAATTCCTTGCCGCTAAAGCCATCAAATCTACCGATACTTGGAAGAAAGCTGTGACCACTTCATTAGACTACTCAGTCATCCCAGGTGCCGCAGTTAGCGAAAAATCCTCCAAGGAGCCTCACAAGTATGGTATTCCAGAATGGATGAGGTATTCTAGCGAGGAGCCTCAACTGGAGAGCATTCCGATGGTAGCCGATAGcggtgatgatgatgatggtaccatttccatctcttcGAAATCCCGAACTTCTCGGATTAGTCAAAAACCCGATCACCAAAGTATATTGTCTCTTTCCTccgatgaggaagatgaatgGCCTCGAGGCTCCAGCAACGAAATCGCAAATGAAGGCCGTAACGGCGAGGTCGACGATAATTCGTTCACCGATTATGACGACCTTGGCTCGCCGGAAATCTTTGGTGTGCATGAGTCGGATCATTCTGCTGATGCCAAAAACGTGCATGGACAGAGCCGTAAAGGGGAAAATCATACAATTCAAAGCCATGACAATCAAAGTGAGCACGATTACTGGTCTCCTTCTTACCGAAGTTCGCCCGTTGCATGGCATTTTTCGCCGGACCTTTCGGATTATGAGAACGAGTCCGACGAGCAACAGAACAATTCAGACGCTGCTGCACTATTTTCCGCATCTGTGCAGGACGAAGTCGTTGCTCTTGAGAACGGTAATATTGGAGAAGCGGGCTACAGCGGTGACAAAGTAAATAACGGCGAAATCTTACCACAAGAGCCTGCTGTTCCTCAAACTCAAGCAGATAAGTTAGCTTCGCTGGATGAAGACGAGCAGCGGGAATCATTCTATAGGGCTATAGCAGCTAGCTTCGTAGAAGCGGACGGACAAGGAAAAGCTCTCCAGTTTGATTCGGAGCCTTTGCAGCTGTCCTCTGATAACGTCGCTCGACTTGATTCGACGAACACTTCTTCTGAACCACCCCCTGCCAGCGACTTTTCTCCCTACGGGTTGGAACAGGCAGTACTTAGGAACGAAAAGGATGCATTGACAAAGAAGAAAGCTGAGTTATCCTACAGCTACGAGAATGAGAAtggggatgaagatgaagaccATAATGACTACTACGACGACGAGGCTTCGAGGGGAGATGATATGAGCATAATCTACTCCAGtgaggaaaaggaggatGACCTCGACGACCGTTCGTCGATTGAAGACGAGGCAAGAAACGAGAATAGTAACTGTCTTATCAGAGGGAGGCGTCCTAAACAGGGAGTTGCCCCTAACAAGCATACCGACGATAAGCTCCTCACAGACAAAATCACCATGCATGTGGATACTACGATCGCTCAAGAAGTGACTAccccttcatcttcatcagaAGCCGATAGCCTCGATCTGCCTTCCTCTGAGGGCAAGAAACTTGACCTTCATCGCGATattgaggaagaagttgCTGTCTTTTTGGAGCAATCGCAGCAGATGCTAGCCT CTCATGCTGCTGTCATGAATGAACTCAATCGTCAGGAGACTCTTGAGACTCACA GTGTCCAGCCCACATCCAGCTCTTCAAGCAGCTTTTCCTCTGAAGGCCCCGTCACGCCTGTCATTGGCCGTAAGCGCTCTCTGCCCGTCCAGTTCACTGAACGCGAGGAACCCACCATCGTCCAAGAAGCATCCGCCGCTCTTCATGCTCCGGTTGAGGTCTCAAACCCGGCAGGACCACCTTTCAAGCGCCGCAATGTAGCATCGACCGTCGGATTGGTTGTTCTGGGTGTCGCCTTGGGTAGTATCGGCACGATCGCCGGCCTCATGCAACTTGCCGAGTGA
- a CDS encoding uncharacterized protein (Similar to TIGR gene model, INSD accession AAW46481.1) — protein MSRPLALKKHEYLAKEDVPGEERAAAEAMQRSFERSLAGPSVGKAGITRDQTEINRIIAEASKVSFTIIRCEKIRSSLKRSHGTEARCRDELMRMAPRDQLEAEADRILMEVEATRDLSQTIVHVDMDAFYASVEVQRDPSLKGKAFGVGKGVLCTASYEARKFGVRSAMASFIAKKLCPHIILTDLHFDLYTEASKAVKEVLVQYDENLMMASLDEGYLNITPYMSAHNMTASEVVTQIRAQVEEKTSLTISAGIAANRMLAKICSDKNKPNGQFELAFDRATIVRFMRDLPVRKIPGFGRVTERCLEGLEIETCGDIYEKRMDLLLMDHWFGFRGLCRAYLGIADNTVAPGRREERKSVGVERTFRDKTDDEEIMATLIEIVEELGKDLDRLQFAGKTITIKYKTRAKSISKYISSTRDILPVAQELLKKELPLRIRLLGVRLSTLKDLTVPEKGIKGLPRRRERVLHRRAKPLLQQLAPPVPYAARRLIQGLPTNNSMITLIGVSIRMSSKRLAAFRQRLRKRLKSKERVETHRPPAQDQRKKVDRREKRVRFRAG, from the exons ATGTCCCGGCCCTTAGCCTTGAAGAAGCACGAATATCTGGCCAAAGAAGATGTCCCAGGTGAGGAGAGAGCGGCAGCCGAAGCTATGCAACGCAGTTTCGAGAGAAGTTTGGCGGGACCTAGTGTTGGCAAGGCTG GTATCACAAGGGATCAAACAG AGATCAACAGGATCATTGCAGAAGCCTCCAAAGTGA GTTTTACAATAATCAGGTGCGAAAAGATCAGGAGCTCACTGAAAAGATCGCATGGTACCGAAGCAAGGTGC CGAGATGAGCTCATGAGAATGGCTCCCCGTGACCAACTGGAAGCTGAGGCTGATCGTATC CTTATGGAAGTTGAGGCGACCCGAGACTTGAGTCAAACGATCGTTCATGTTGATATGGACGCTTTT TATGCATCCGTCGAAGTTCAGCGTGATCCATCATTGAAAGGAAAGGCTTTTGGGGTAGGGAAGGGGGTGCTGTGCACTGCTTCC TATGAAGCGAGAAAGTTTGGAGTAAGGTCAGCAATGGCTAGTTTCATTGCGAAGAAGCTCTGTCCCCATATCATCTT AACAGATCTGCACTTCGACCTCTATACGGAAGCCTCCAAGGCTGTCAAGGAAGTATTGGTACAGTACGATGAAAATCTCATGATGGCGAGTTTGGATGAAGGGTATCTGAA CATAACGCCTTACATGTCGGCCCATAATATGACGGCTTCGGAGGTCGTCACACAAATAAGGGCTCAAGTGGAAGAAAAAACTAGCTTAACAATCTCGGCAGGAATAGCAGCCAATCGTATGTTAGCCAAG ATCTGCTCTGACAAAAACAAGCCAAACGGGCAATTCGAGTTGGCATTCGACCGAGCTACCATTGTTCGTTTCATGCGAGATTTGCCTGTCAGGAAAATTCCAGGTTTTGGGAGAGTGACAGAACGTTGTCTTGAAGGGCTTGAAATAGAG ACTTGCGGAGATATCTATGAGAAACGGATGGATCTACTTCTTATGGATCACTGGTTCGGCTTCCGAGGTCTGTG CCGCGCATACTTGGGGATAGCAGATAATACTGTCGCGCCAGGCAGACGAGAAGAGCGAAAAAGCGTTGGTGTCGAAAG AACATTTCGAGATAAGACggatgatgaagagattATGGCCACTTTGATAGAAATTGTCGAAGAGTTAGGGAAGGATCTGGATCGGTTACAGTTTGCGGGCAAAACTATCACCATCAAGTACAAG ACGCGAGCAAAGTCAATATCGAAGTACATCTCATCAACGAGGGATATCCTGCCTGTAGCCCAAGAACTGTTGAAAAAGGAACTGCCTTTGCGGATACGCTTACTTGGCGTACGGTTATCAACACTAAAAGATCTTACTGTTCCTGAAAAAGGCATTAAAGGA CTACcgcgaagaagagaaagagtCCTTCACCGACGTGCGAAGCCCCTTCTCCAGCAACTGGCCCCACCTGTCCCATATGCGGCCAGACGCTTGATCCAGGGACTTCCAACCAACAACTCAATGATCACGTTGATTGGTGTCTCAATAAGGATGTCATCAAAGAGGCTGGCCGCGTTTCGCCAGCGGCTCAGAAAAAGGCTAAAGTCGAAAGAGCGAGTGGAAACTCATCGTCCACCGGCTCAGGACCAGCGAAAAAAAGTAGACCGACGGGAGAAAAGGGTACGATTTCGAGCTGGCTGA
- a CDS encoding Ubiquinol-cytochrome C reductase complex core protein 2 precursor, putative (Similar to TIGR gene model, INSD accession AAW46480.1) has translation MYSLNRLPRSAALKNSANLLRRNASTTAGGVNVVGFENKGPAATSSLTVAIKAGSRYETTPGVAHVLKSFAYKATASASALRTAREAELYGGVLSAALTREHLLLSAEFLRGDEEHFLNVLASVLSSSQFYQHELNELVLPVVEAETISAQAIPSTIALDLAHSLAFRRGLGNSLYANKNYPVTIDDVKSFGDAAFAKSNIAVVGTGISTEVLAKAVGNAFGAGTSSASKLSTPQATYYGGETRVPLDIHAPATATPTMVIAFGTSSPASADLKVLKHLLGGETSVKWTPGASPLAQAADKIPGASAKAFILPYSDAALFGVVLSAPTSAQTKALAQEVASIVKGAGEFKEGEVKRAIAKATFEDAASTETLPGFVAAAGPAALVGSVPEAQSFSGVSASSISKAAAELLKGKPTVVSIGNITVLPYADELGL, from the exons ATGTACTCCCTCAACAGGCTTCCCAGGAGCGCCGCGCTCAAAAACTCCGCCAATCTCCTCAGGCGAAACGCCAGCACCACTGCCGGCGGTGTCAATGTCGTCGGTTTCGAAAACAAGGGCCCTGCTGCGACTTCAAGCTTGACCGTCGCCATCAAGGCTGGTTCCCGATATGAGACCACCCCCGGTGTCGCCCATGTTTTGAAGAGCTTTGCCTACAAG GCCACTGCTTCTGCGTCTGCTTTGAGAACAGCTAGGGAAGCCGAGCTGTACGGTGGTGTCTTGTCTGCTGCTCTTACAAGGGAACACCTTTTGCTCTCTGCCGAGTTCCTCCGTGGTGATGA AGAACACTTCCTCAACGTCCTCGCTTCCGttctttcctcctctcAATTCTACCAACACGAACTCAATGAGCTTGTTCTCCCTGTTGTTGAGGCGGAGACCATCTCTGCCCAGGCTATTCCTTCTACCATCGCCCTTGACCTTGCCCACTCCCTTGCTTTCCGACGAGGTCTCGGTAACTCCCTCTACGCCAACAAGAACTACCCCGTCACCATTGACGACGTGAAGTCTTTCGGTGACGCTGCTTTCGCCAAGTCCAACATTGCTGTTGTCGGTACCGGTATCTCCACCGAGGTTCTCGCCAAGGCCGTTGGCAACGCTTTTGGCGCTGGTACCAGCTCCGCCTCCAAGCTCTCGACTCCTCAGGCCACTTACTACGGTGGTGAAACCCGAGTGCCCCTCGACATCCACGCGCCTGCTACTGCCACACCTACCATGGTTATCGCTTTCGGTACCTCTTCTCCTGCTTCTGCCGACCTCAAGGTCCTTAAGCACCTCCTCGGTGGTGAGACCTCCGTCAAGTGGACTCCTGGTGCTTCTCCTCTTGCTCAAGCCGCCGACAAGATCCCTGGCGCCTCCGCCAAAGCTTTCATCCTTCCTTACTCTGACGCCGCCCTCTTCGGTGTCGTTCTTTCCGCCCCCACAAGTGCCCAAACCAAGGCTTTGGCTCAGGAGGTTGCTAGCATCGTCAAGGGCGCCGGCGAATTCAAGGAAGGGGAGGTGAAGCGGGCGATTGCGAAGGCCACCTTCGAGGACGCTGCTAGCACCGAGACCTTGCCCGGTTTTGTCGCTGCTGCTGGTCCTGCTGCCCTCGTTGGTTCCGTCCCCGAAGCTCAGTCCTTCTCCGGTGtttctgcttcttccatctccaag GCTGCCGCCGAATTGCTGAAGGGCAAGCCTACCGTTGTTAGCATCGGTAACATCACTGTTCTTCCTTATGC CGACGAGCTCGGACTTTAA
- a CDS encoding uncharacterized protein (Similar to TIGR gene model, INSD accession AAW46482.1): MSACGTSPTPSPPPSRSAIHMRPSQPTPSAASHMPHATHHTPDARAQQHSLRRAYSTPSIAFPPPHQAPPSSTLSHASYASNMSENITRYTPDGTPQSSASRTGGGSNKFPPSFDSPTPHGARYNSAVRMDGIEGVEMLESGDLAGIQPPATFPLPDYPASFMRAEPVPTEETEDLHKFLPNDGSVRKYRYGGASCNPWDYMLGDVPDTDYEHPLSSRPARYGPDAKHGCKVRRRFTKRELEALEVLWSIAKSPSKYERQRLGAWLGVKTKHITVWFQNRRQEEKRYSRDGHHDAHPPSRSNRGTFDPVTGKWRPVPASCISGLQPPPDDKIAVVRAISLGDVTRDMWLNKYPSSSGRGMTASARVSPSFVGLSATPRGRTVKNAHATPLLPRNQSRSLDQVLQERESSFGTGAQKRYRRGSGEFVIKGEGQDRIREILSLMPSDPPSMGLIESDIEESDEDDGGIDEDAERRKKAKQAKASNTLAGLGRATPYDVLASSSRAKQLAKPNNEQSRRNPVLSQLNPNLSHFPPPSNLRKHTLESVATNQPAKRHRSRVTDLHPNPNLHTASRTKDFNRSISTSALPRSSRVTEDQVSSPYVPSQLKTPNLGYTRSHSVSSSSSRVITPEDVKDKREGPQARGQIRGQEKDQEVIGAAEMLLQLFGGS, from the exons ATGTCTGCCTGCGGGACCTCGCCCACTCCCTCGCCCCCCCCATCCCGCAGCGCCATCCACATGCGCCCTTCCCAGCCCACCCCCTCCGCCGCCAGCCACATGCCACACGCCACACACCACACACCAGACGCCAGAGCCCAACAGCACTCTCTCCGCCGCGCGTACTCAACCCCATCCATTGCATTCCCTCCCCCACACCAAGCGCCTCCATCCTCTACACTTTCACACGCATCTTACGCTTCCAACATGTCCGAGAACATTACGCGTTACACCCCGGATGGCACGCCCCAATCAAGCGCGTCGCGTACAGGCGGTGGCAGCAACAAGTTCCCACCCAGCTTTGACTCACCCACACCGCATGGCGCGAGATACAACTCTGCAGTTAGGATGGATGGCATCGAAGGTGTTGAGATGCTCGAGTCTGGTGATCTTGCGGGAATCCAGCCTCCTGCGACCTTTCCCTTGCCCGACTACCCTGCATCTTTTATGCGCGCGGAGCCAGTGCCCACGGAGGAAACAGAAGACCTCCACAAGTTTCTTCCCAATGACGGTAGCGTAAGAAAGTACCGATATGGTGGTGCATCCTGCAACCCATGGGACTACATGCTTGGGGATGTCCCGGATACTGACTACGAACACCCGCTGTCGTCACGACCAGCCAGGTACGGACCTGACGCAAAGCACGGATGCAAGGTTAGGAGACGGTTTACAAAGAGAGAACTGGAGGCTCTCGAAGTGCTGTGGAGTATCGCGAAAAGCCCCAGCAAGTATGAAAGGCAAAGATTGGGTGCGTGGTTGGGTGTAAAGACGAAGCATATCACGGTTTGG TTTCAGAACCgaaggcaagaagaaaagaggtATTCACGCGACGGTCATCATGATGCTCATCCGCCATCTCGATCCAACCGTGGCACCTTTGATCCTGTCACCGGTAAATGGCGTCCTGTGCCTGCATCCTGCATCTCTGGCCTCCAGCCCCCACCCGATGACAAGATTGCCGTCGTTCGCGCTATCAGTCTTGGTGACGTGACGCGTGATATGTGGTTAAATAAGTATCCTTCATCGTCTGGACGCGGCATGACTGCGTCTGCCAGGGTCAGTCCTTCATTTGTGGGCCTCTCAGCCACCCCCAGAGGCAGGACTGTCAAGAATGCACATGCTACTCCATTGTTGCCTCGTAATCAATCAAGGTCTCTCGATCAAGTGCTCCAAGAGCGCGAAAGCAGTTTCGGGACAGGTGCGCAGAAACGATATCGCAGGGGCAGTGGTGAATTTGTCATCAAGGGAGAAGGTCAAGATAGGATCAGAGAGATCTTGTCGCTCATGCCGAGTGACCCACCCAGCATGGGACTCATAGAGTCCGATATTGAAGAAAGCGATGAGGATGACGGCGGGATTGACGAGGATGCtgagagaaggaaaaaggcAAAGCAGGCCAAGGCATCCAACACGTTGGCAGGCCTCGGCAGGGCAACACCCTACGATGTCCTGGCCTCCAGCTCTAGGGCCAAGCAGCTCGCAAAACCTAACAATGAGCAGTCTCGTCGTAACCCTGTTCTCAGCCAGCTCAATCCTAATCTCTCTCACTTTCCTCCGCCTTCTAATCTTCGAAAACATACCCTTGAATCTGTGGCTACAAACCAACCTGCAAAACGACATCGTTCACGCGTCACCGATCTTCATCCCAATCCCAATCTTCATACGGCTTCTAGGACCAAGGATTTTAACAGGTCAATTAGCACATCTGCGCTCCCCCGTTCGTCGCGCGTGACCGAAGACCAAGTGTCATCGCCATATGTTCCCTCACAACTCAAAACACCGAACCTTGGGTATACACGTTCCCATTCTGTCTCGTCCAGCAGTTCCCGGGTGATTACTCCCGAAGATGTCAAGGATAAACGAGAAGGCCCGCAAGCGCGGGGGCAGATTAGGGGGCAGGAAAAGGATCAAGAGGTCATTGGTGCTGCGGAAATGTTGTTACAGTTGTTTGGCGGATCATAG